Proteins encoded in a region of the Mucilaginibacter sabulilitoris genome:
- a CDS encoding TlpA disulfide reductase family protein: MMKKIMLFLGGLPAVALAQVKPNYEIHGKLNGVEAKQVFVIHDEGAFKRITDSAVVVNHEYDLKGYVEVGQHTYMFTYNMKNVKPLKADGIVQMFLSPGEYTVTHNNSFRDVVVTGSKGYDDYQSLRTAAKPYEDQVNRLKTEAYQFAKQKDTVGLNSTNAKLYALEHEYKPKVYGNFIKQHPQSPAAFYALKELAGIAHQIDGQALKPYFDLLPKQVKQSTDGKEFGKRIDDAITFDTKGAIGSVAPDFTLLDTAGRRVKLSDYRGKYVLLDFWASWCAPCRADNPHLVAAYRQYHAKGFNILSVSLDTKAREKAWFTAIDHDHLTAWTHVADLQHDSNEVLGIYGISGIPQNFLIGPDGRIIGRSLRGGDLEKKLQEILK; the protein is encoded by the coding sequence ATGATGAAAAAGATCATGTTGTTTTTAGGGGGGCTGCCAGCAGTTGCTCTTGCCCAAGTGAAGCCCAATTACGAAATTCATGGTAAGCTTAATGGTGTAGAGGCCAAGCAAGTTTTCGTCATTCATGACGAAGGCGCATTCAAGCGGATAACCGACAGCGCCGTTGTTGTAAACCATGAATACGATCTTAAGGGCTATGTCGAGGTAGGCCAGCATACCTACATGTTTACCTATAACATGAAAAATGTGAAGCCGCTAAAGGCAGATGGGATCGTACAAATGTTTTTGTCGCCGGGCGAGTATACCGTGACGCATAATAATTCTTTTAGAGATGTGGTGGTGACCGGTTCCAAGGGTTATGACGATTACCAATCGTTACGTACCGCAGCCAAGCCGTATGAAGATCAGGTAAACCGGTTAAAAACCGAAGCTTACCAGTTCGCGAAGCAGAAAGACACTGTAGGATTAAACAGCACCAATGCAAAACTTTATGCGCTTGAACACGAGTACAAGCCAAAAGTCTATGGCAATTTCATTAAGCAGCACCCGCAATCGCCGGCAGCCTTTTATGCACTAAAGGAACTGGCCGGCATAGCGCATCAAATCGACGGGCAGGCGCTTAAACCCTATTTTGATCTGCTCCCTAAACAGGTTAAGCAAAGTACCGATGGAAAGGAATTTGGCAAACGCATTGACGATGCCATCACATTCGATACTAAAGGGGCCATTGGCAGTGTAGCACCCGATTTTACCCTGCTGGATACGGCGGGAAGGCGCGTAAAACTGTCCGATTACAGGGGCAAATATGTATTGCTCGATTTCTGGGCCAGCTGGTGCGCCCCATGCCGCGCCGATAACCCGCATCTGGTAGCCGCTTATCGGCAGTACCATGCCAAAGGGTTCAATATCCTGAGTGTTTCGCTCGATACTAAAGCGCGCGAGAAAGCTTGGTTTACAGCAATAGACCACGATCATTTAACAGCCTGGACCCACGTGGCCGATCTGCAGCACGACAGCAACGAGGTGCTGGGTATCTATGGCATCAGCGGTATACCGCAAAACTTCCTGATCGGCCCCGATGGGAGGATCATCGGGCGTAGCCTTCGCGGCGGTGACCTGGAAAAGAAACTGCAGGAGATCCTGAAATAA
- a CDS encoding M16 family metallopeptidase → MTAKIKIGTIALSAMLFIGTLKIQAQRIPLDPNLRTGKLANGFTYYIRHNEQPAKRVELYLVNKIGSVLEDEDQLGLAHFMEHMNFNGTRNFPKNDLVDYLQKAGVRFGADLNAYTSFDETVYQLPLPTDNPAMLANGLKIMRDWAQEATLDPSEIEKERGVILEEERLGKGAKDRMSRKYLPMLLNHARYADRLPIGKDAILTGFKPEVIKRFHHDWYRPDLQALIIVGDVDVNQTEKLVKEKFSDLKNPLNERDRTRYVIPLTGKGQFMVVTDKEETSTDLEIIMKHRVTELVTEQDYLTEVKRNLLNQLLNTRRYAELSKDASPAYTGVSIGVNGLLNNIDMLSFSVSAKEGRLEESFLQAWRMFERIKRHGFTQGELDRAKQNQLRSLQSNVSEKDKTSSVSYVKEYQNLFLHNEASPGIDWEYQFTKTHIGGITLADITGLMNEYLHSKDVDILVSAPERNRRGLPDSATVQSWITQVSNETIQPYKDELVNKPLLAVRPQAGTVVKKESLPQLNLTKLTLSNGVKVILKPTDFKNDQILYGAFAPGGTSLYDHADLDIASNASGLMARMGLGNLNPVELNQVLTGKVASSAAAIGLRSQTISAKASPQDLETALQLTYLQFTAPRKDTLIFKNTMANVMATLANRYASPANVFTDTMSYVLSNYSYRFSAPTVERISKITLDRAYDIYKECFSDASGFTFVFTGNFKPDSITPLIAQYLGSLPSTHKNVKARDLGIHIPEGIITKKVYKGSENKALVRIIFSGDYQYSPLANLELKALGEILQIKVLQQLREAESEVYSPQVQTAYNKYPSNRFSINVAFGCAPGNADHLVNLVEQELSELRDGGPQPDEIEKFKAQYAKAVELALNDNGFWLSYLLGQYENNENPLQALDSEKNLQQINATSLKQAAKTLLSGKNMITFQLLPEQGS, encoded by the coding sequence ATGACAGCAAAAATTAAAATAGGTACTATTGCGCTTAGCGCGATGTTGTTCATCGGCACGCTGAAAATTCAGGCGCAACGCATTCCATTGGATCCGAACCTGCGCACAGGTAAACTGGCCAACGGCTTTACCTATTACATCCGGCACAACGAACAGCCGGCCAAGCGGGTAGAGTTGTACCTGGTGAATAAGATAGGTTCGGTGCTGGAGGATGAAGACCAGCTGGGGCTGGCCCACTTCATGGAGCATATGAACTTTAACGGGACGCGGAACTTTCCAAAGAACGACCTGGTGGATTACCTGCAGAAAGCAGGCGTAAGGTTTGGCGCAGATTTGAACGCTTATACCAGTTTTGATGAAACGGTATACCAGCTGCCGCTACCTACCGATAATCCCGCCATGTTGGCCAATGGATTAAAGATCATGCGCGACTGGGCGCAGGAAGCTACGCTGGATCCGTCAGAGATAGAAAAAGAACGCGGGGTGATCCTGGAAGAAGAGCGCCTGGGTAAGGGCGCAAAAGACCGGATGTCGCGGAAGTACCTGCCTATGCTGCTGAACCATGCCCGCTATGCGGACCGGCTGCCGATTGGCAAGGATGCCATCCTGACGGGCTTTAAACCGGAGGTGATCAAGCGGTTTCACCACGACTGGTACCGACCTGATCTGCAGGCGCTGATCATCGTGGGTGATGTGGATGTGAACCAAACGGAAAAACTGGTGAAAGAAAAGTTCTCGGACCTTAAAAACCCGCTCAACGAAAGAGATCGGACCAGGTATGTCATTCCTTTAACCGGTAAGGGCCAGTTCATGGTGGTAACCGATAAGGAAGAAACCAGCACCGACCTTGAAATCATCATGAAACACCGCGTGACAGAACTGGTGACCGAACAGGATTACCTGACCGAGGTGAAACGTAATTTGCTTAACCAGCTGCTCAATACCAGGAGATATGCGGAGCTCTCCAAAGACGCGAGCCCGGCCTATACAGGCGTAAGTATCGGGGTAAACGGTCTGCTGAATAATATAGACATGCTGAGCTTCTCGGTGTCCGCCAAAGAAGGCCGGCTGGAAGAAAGCTTTTTACAGGCCTGGCGTATGTTTGAGCGCATCAAACGTCACGGCTTTACCCAGGGCGAGCTGGACAGGGCTAAACAGAACCAGCTGCGCAGCCTGCAGAGCAACGTCAGCGAAAAAGACAAAACTTCTTCGGTGAGCTATGTGAAAGAATACCAGAACCTGTTTCTACATAATGAAGCCTCGCCGGGCATCGATTGGGAGTACCAGTTTACCAAAACCCATATAGGGGGGATCACGCTGGCGGATATTACCGGCTTGATGAATGAATACCTGCATTCAAAAGATGTGGACATCCTGGTATCGGCACCGGAAAGAAACCGGAGGGGTTTACCTGATTCGGCAACCGTTCAAAGCTGGATAACCCAAGTGAGCAATGAGACCATCCAGCCATATAAAGATGAGTTGGTGAATAAACCGCTTTTAGCGGTAAGGCCCCAAGCAGGCACCGTAGTTAAAAAAGAAAGCCTGCCGCAATTAAACCTCACCAAACTGACACTGAGCAACGGGGTAAAAGTCATTCTGAAACCTACCGACTTTAAGAATGACCAAATCCTTTACGGTGCGTTCGCGCCGGGGGGCACCTCGCTTTATGATCATGCCGATTTAGACATCGCCTCCAATGCGAGCGGACTGATGGCCCGTATGGGTCTGGGTAACCTGAACCCGGTAGAGCTGAACCAGGTCCTGACCGGGAAAGTGGCCTCATCGGCTGCAGCTATCGGTTTAAGATCGCAAACGATCAGCGCTAAAGCGTCGCCGCAAGACCTGGAAACCGCCTTGCAGCTTACCTACCTGCAGTTTACCGCGCCGCGCAAGGATACGCTGATCTTCAAAAATACAATGGCTAACGTGATGGCTACGCTGGCAAACCGGTATGCCAGCCCGGCGAATGTATTTACGGATACCATGAGTTATGTGCTGAGCAATTACAGCTACCGCTTTAGCGCGCCAACGGTTGAGCGGATCAGCAAGATTACGCTGGACAGGGCCTATGATATTTACAAAGAATGCTTTTCAGATGCCTCAGGCTTTACCTTTGTGTTTACCGGCAACTTTAAGCCAGATTCCATTACCCCGCTGATCGCTCAATATCTGGGGTCTCTGCCATCAACGCACAAAAATGTTAAAGCGCGTGATTTGGGCATCCATATCCCTGAGGGTATCATTACCAAGAAGGTGTACAAGGGATCGGAAAACAAGGCTTTGGTGCGCATTATTTTCAGCGGCGACTATCAGTACAGCCCCTTAGCCAATCTGGAACTGAAGGCGCTGGGCGAGATCTTGCAAATCAAGGTATTGCAGCAGCTGAGAGAGGCGGAAAGCGAAGTATACAGTCCCCAGGTGCAAACGGCGTACAACAAATACCCCAGCAACCGCTTTTCGATCAATGTGGCGTTTGGCTGTGCCCCAGGGAACGCCGATCACCTGGTCAATCTGGTAGAGCAGGAGCTGTCCGAACTTAGGGACGGCGGGCCGCAGCCGGACGAAATAGAAAAGTTTAAGGCTCAGTACGCCAAGGCCGTGGAACTGGCGCTGAATGATAATGGGTTCTGGTTATCTTACCTGCTTGGACAATATGAGAACAACGAAAACCCGTTGCAGGCGCTGGATTCCGAAAAAAACCTGCAGCAAATCAATGCCACTTCTCTAAAGCAAGCCGCGAAGACTTTGCTTTCAGGTAAAAATATGATCACTTTTCAACTGCTGCCGGAGCAAGGCAGCTAA
- a CDS encoding P-loop NTPase fold protein: MDLHQFSPSQQEAISNVLGALQRGQKKVAISMPVGTGKITVMLAILQEYLKFQNEATPGHVLVLTGSKLLQMQIAERLHPGPVVLELSDLVEQDDHSASQILVLNIQWLYRDRNMAALRTAMPSPTLILYDSLPSASPLVKQMLAQYENAIHLQATNDTELDGLFGDPVFIYALRKAIEDKFFVPIHVKKAAITNSLGIESAAELTSHSASAKEVQAYLESAVSFLLKEINGEKTIVYCPTISLTEDLKSIINQQVGKAHYAVSMTTTANAKTPSDELRAYKSEAEPVIICTVSLNPLAADLPCTRHVAVFHKTDDISVVQSMLIPALRPFPDKQHLQVLDFVGMHDLFRELGAEEETADEKPDAGVQSVPSEDEYFTKSVIHFRDKKDIEGVMGVNELSAELAEIIQIMPPEQGSMIGIFGKWGRGKSFLLEETWKKLKTTERFERVDFHAWKFQDTPASWAYLYECLADVYLEPIGWFWPWTKLRHVWRQALLNFKRKGVLPLIKFLTIVSAGIIGILLSQNLLGTYEMQLQGGLKWIGLSFPVLVFLYTLLTTMKKEYSVKAKDLFLKYSTRHSYKEHLGLQAEIQKETIKLLKTWIPKRKVGKKKILLLVEDLDRCQEAKIIQIIDSLRVLLEEPQIAQRIIIVTAVDERILKMAIKLKYQSLVDLDKQDANYEKNINLIVKEHIDKLFISGLKLGPLSAFEADDFFSALTKQDRPSKPLKALAVLLMQEQVRNFARYSQEIQQNTYDDPGDPQGYDYYDEPEPDYAIDYLDNSDLLPESTESPTERVFIDLRIDSLSIDEIDILRVSVTKFTAPTPRQLRIFYYRYLIAKNLLIRRYAQLHRNNVWQKKNNCRTLADLIVAYTLHEKENVLTEHLDIALKDDSDFQYVKLVRETVVAKIDYCEVLKVLSIVIAY, from the coding sequence ATGGATCTTCACCAATTTTCCCCATCACAGCAAGAGGCTATAAGCAATGTACTTGGAGCATTACAGCGCGGTCAAAAAAAGGTGGCCATTTCCATGCCTGTCGGCACTGGCAAAATAACGGTGATGTTAGCTATCCTTCAGGAATACCTAAAGTTTCAGAATGAAGCCACACCGGGCCATGTTTTGGTATTGACCGGCAGTAAGCTACTGCAAATGCAAATCGCTGAACGTTTGCACCCGGGCCCTGTGGTATTAGAGCTCAGCGACCTGGTGGAACAAGACGACCATAGCGCCAGTCAAATCCTGGTACTAAATATACAGTGGCTTTACCGGGATCGAAATATGGCTGCATTAAGAACCGCAATGCCGTCTCCTACATTGATTCTATATGATAGCCTGCCTTCCGCTTCGCCGCTTGTAAAACAAATGCTTGCCCAATATGAAAACGCTATTCATCTCCAGGCTACAAATGATACGGAACTTGATGGTTTATTTGGAGATCCCGTTTTCATTTATGCTCTAAGAAAAGCTATTGAAGACAAATTTTTTGTGCCGATTCATGTTAAAAAGGCTGCAATTACCAATTCGCTCGGTATCGAATCAGCAGCTGAATTGACCTCGCATTCCGCTTCTGCAAAAGAAGTGCAGGCGTACCTGGAATCTGCCGTCTCGTTCTTACTCAAAGAAATCAATGGCGAGAAAACAATTGTGTATTGTCCGACCATCTCACTTACCGAAGATCTAAAATCTATTATTAATCAACAGGTAGGAAAAGCACATTATGCAGTTTCTATGACTACAACGGCTAATGCCAAAACCCCGAGCGACGAATTGCGGGCTTATAAGTCAGAAGCGGAACCTGTCATTATTTGCACGGTTTCCCTTAACCCGTTAGCAGCGGATCTCCCCTGTACCAGACATGTTGCGGTATTTCATAAAACCGATGATATAAGCGTGGTCCAAAGCATGCTTATTCCCGCCTTGCGACCATTTCCGGATAAACAACATTTGCAGGTATTGGATTTTGTAGGTATGCACGACCTCTTTCGGGAACTGGGTGCGGAAGAAGAAACAGCTGATGAGAAACCTGATGCAGGTGTCCAATCTGTGCCATCCGAAGATGAGTATTTTACCAAATCGGTCATACACTTCCGCGATAAAAAGGACATCGAAGGGGTAATGGGTGTTAATGAGTTGTCGGCTGAACTGGCAGAAATTATACAAATCATGCCCCCCGAACAGGGTTCAATGATAGGTATTTTCGGTAAATGGGGGCGGGGTAAAAGTTTTCTTTTAGAGGAAACCTGGAAAAAATTAAAGACTACCGAACGTTTTGAGCGGGTTGATTTCCATGCCTGGAAATTTCAGGACACGCCAGCCAGCTGGGCATATTTATATGAATGTTTAGCCGACGTTTATTTGGAGCCGATAGGTTGGTTTTGGCCTTGGACAAAATTGCGTCATGTATGGCGGCAAGCATTGTTAAATTTTAAAAGAAAAGGGGTTTTGCCGTTAATCAAATTTTTGACGATAGTCTCTGCAGGGATAATTGGCATTTTGCTCAGTCAGAATTTATTAGGCACCTATGAAATGCAATTGCAAGGAGGGCTAAAATGGATAGGACTTTCCTTTCCGGTACTGGTTTTTCTGTATACACTTTTAACAACTATGAAAAAGGAATACAGTGTTAAAGCCAAGGACCTGTTTTTAAAGTATTCAACACGGCACTCCTACAAAGAACATTTGGGATTGCAGGCAGAAATACAGAAAGAAACGATCAAATTATTGAAAACTTGGATTCCTAAGCGAAAGGTCGGCAAAAAAAAGATCTTACTCCTTGTAGAAGACCTGGATCGCTGTCAAGAGGCAAAGATCATTCAAATCATCGATTCATTGCGTGTACTACTGGAGGAACCGCAAATTGCGCAACGAATTATTATAGTTACGGCAGTTGACGAGCGCATCCTGAAAATGGCCATCAAATTAAAATACCAATCACTGGTCGACCTCGATAAACAGGATGCGAATTATGAAAAGAATATTAATTTAATCGTAAAGGAGCACATTGATAAACTGTTCATTTCCGGATTAAAACTTGGTCCACTTTCGGCGTTTGAAGCTGATGACTTTTTCTCAGCGCTAACTAAACAGGACAGACCAAGTAAGCCATTAAAAGCTCTTGCGGTATTACTGATGCAAGAGCAAGTACGCAACTTCGCCAGATATTCTCAGGAAATACAGCAAAACACCTATGATGATCCAGGAGACCCTCAAGGTTACGACTATTACGATGAACCAGAGCCAGATTATGCGATTGATTATCTGGACAATTCTGATTTACTGCCGGAAAGTACAGAGTCACCAACCGAAAGGGTCTTCATTGACCTGCGTATCGACTCTCTAAGCATTGACGAAATCGATATCCTTCGCGTAAGCGTTACAAAATTCACTGCCCCAACCCCAAGGCAACTTAGGATATTCTATTACCGGTACCTTATTGCCAAAAACCTGTTGATTCGCCGTTATGCACAATTACACCGAAACAATGTATGGCAAAAGAAAAATAATTGTAGGACACTTGCAGATCTGATAGTTGCCTATACATTGCACGAGAAGGAAAATGTATTAACCGAACACCTTGACATCGCGTTAAAAGATGACTCGGATTTCCAATATGTAAAATTGGTAAGGGAAACCGTGGTTGCCAAAATAGATTATTGTGAAGTCTTGAAAGTCTTGTCTATTGTCATTGCGTATTAA
- a CDS encoding oxidoreductase — MWTKKDIPDQTGKIAIVTGANTGIGFETARALFEKGAHVIIASRDAEKGLDAIKRLKSAGVHGELELGILNLACLEDIKTFAEVFKKSHQKLDLLINNAGVMKPPAGKSEDGFELQFGVNFIGHFALTAHLYDLLQHTKGARVVTVSSGASRFIEQIDYDNLKLEKPYDDFREYSTSKLANLYFANELNRRAAGTITSIAAHPGVVYTELTRHIPDNELEVAFARFPTVMQPWQGALPSLYAATSPEAEGGAYYAPDGEGELSGYPAPVTIVTPAMRDGNKASELWDYAERVTCLNFP; from the coding sequence ATGTGGACTAAAAAAGATATACCAGACCAAACGGGAAAAATAGCAATTGTAACGGGTGCAAATACGGGAATAGGATTCGAGACAGCACGTGCTTTATTTGAAAAAGGTGCACATGTAATTATCGCTTCCCGTGACGCTGAAAAGGGCCTGGATGCCATCAAACGGCTAAAATCAGCGGGGGTACACGGAGAGCTTGAATTAGGGATTCTAAATCTGGCGTGCCTCGAAGATATCAAAACGTTCGCCGAAGTATTTAAAAAGAGCCATCAGAAGTTAGACCTCCTGATTAACAATGCCGGAGTAATGAAACCACCTGCAGGAAAGTCAGAGGATGGGTTTGAACTACAGTTTGGGGTCAATTTCATTGGCCATTTCGCCCTTACCGCACATTTATATGACCTTCTTCAACACACCAAGGGCGCACGTGTAGTGACCGTAAGTAGCGGAGCAAGCAGGTTCATTGAACAGATCGACTATGATAATCTGAAACTCGAAAAACCATATGACGACTTCCGCGAGTACTCGACCAGTAAATTAGCTAATCTTTATTTTGCAAATGAACTGAACCGGCGTGCTGCCGGGACAATAACGTCCATTGCGGCGCATCCGGGCGTGGTATATACGGAACTGACAAGGCATATTCCTGATAATGAGCTGGAGGTGGCATTTGCCAGGTTCCCAACAGTTATGCAGCCTTGGCAGGGCGCGCTGCCCAGCCTCTATGCCGCTACTTCTCCGGAAGCCGAAGGCGGCGCTTATTACGCGCCTGATGGTGAAGGTGAATTGTCCGGATATCCCGCTCCGGTAACCATCGTTACACCCGCAATGAGGGATGGGAATAAGGCCTCAGAACTGTGGGATTATGCTGAAAGGGTGACCTGCCTAAATTTCCCTTAA
- a CDS encoding carboxymuconolactone decarboxylase family protein, with the protein MVPNLYTVLANSENALETYLNLENAPTSLSGKEVEVVNLVVSEINSCVYCTSAHTVIAKGTGFSDSDIIAYRSGNKGSDAKLDVLAKVTRALTEQRGHIDESLLDEFFSSGYTNENLVDAIMLIGDRTISNILHAVSKVAVDFPLAVKLEKA; encoded by the coding sequence ATGGTACCAAATCTCTATACCGTACTGGCTAATTCTGAAAACGCGCTGGAAACCTACCTTAACCTCGAAAATGCGCCAACGTCGCTTTCGGGGAAAGAGGTGGAAGTGGTTAATCTTGTCGTTAGTGAGATCAATAGCTGCGTTTATTGTACAAGCGCCCATACTGTGATCGCGAAGGGAACAGGTTTTTCCGACAGCGATATCATCGCATATCGTAGCGGGAATAAAGGGTCCGATGCTAAACTGGATGTTTTAGCAAAGGTAACGCGGGCTTTGACCGAACAACGCGGGCATATTGACGAGTCGTTATTAGATGAATTCTTCAGCAGCGGTTATACAAATGAAAACCTGGTGGACGCTATTATGCTTATCGGCGACCGGACCATCAGCAATATTCTCCATGCCGTTTCTAAGGTCGCAGTGGACTTTCCGTTAGCTGTCAAGCTGGAAAAGGCTTAA
- a CDS encoding alginate lyase family protein codes for MKLIVKILQITVIITLTAFGTNLVFAQNKFLKSFQHPGMMQSKTDLETMKANINAGKQPWKAAFEKLKAATPLDYKTKAVAHLSQGAYGTDDRGGKELLRSAGIAYDAALLWYITGDKRYANESVAILNAWSAKLWDFDGNNAKLLAGLSGHYLLNAAEVIRYSNADWKPLEVDQFKRFMLSVYYPLIKDFFPEANGNWDASMINTMLCIGIFCDNHEIFDRAVSKYIYGNGNGGIVKYIYPGGQIQEATRDWGHVQLGLGEFAKAAQTAWTQGVDLFSIAGNRLALGFEYASKFLLNEDVPVYGVISGRERGGLRDIYETIYNFYHFQKNLDMPYTRRIVERTRTESTSALLVSLRNDLIEPGTLTRLPEPGMGALLAGATTDTGKSYPSNAVLIRPGESIQAALDHCSDGATIVLLKGVHTLASPLQLPSNVSIIGSGRQSILFLSPNLKDAAIINRSPDMHNVSLTNFLIEGGLNVTESEDPNNNRRLRSYQHAAPRAGILFRGQSDSIMNNIRLVQLTVQNCTQNGVYIAGANKVDIQSCDLSDNGSSVAPGPGLQHNLYLKHVTNVKVGLCRLDTSPFGNGLQLSESSHAEIWGNETARNKKNGIYISGTSDLLIRQNQMEGNDANGLLAENARGLTVNKNTSRNNGEKGLSLVKTSANSPGNIIVDNGK; via the coding sequence ATGAAGCTAATTGTAAAGATTTTACAGATCACCGTAATAATTACCTTAACCGCCTTCGGCACGAACCTCGTTTTTGCCCAAAACAAATTCCTTAAGTCCTTTCAGCACCCTGGAATGATGCAAAGCAAAACAGATCTGGAAACGATGAAGGCCAATATTAATGCAGGCAAACAGCCCTGGAAAGCCGCATTTGAAAAATTGAAAGCAGCCACCCCTCTGGATTATAAGACTAAGGCGGTTGCCCATTTATCACAGGGTGCTTATGGAACGGACGATCGGGGAGGAAAGGAATTGTTAAGATCAGCAGGAATCGCTTATGATGCTGCGCTGCTTTGGTATATCACCGGCGACAAGCGATACGCAAACGAATCCGTTGCCATCCTTAATGCCTGGTCAGCGAAGCTTTGGGACTTCGACGGCAATAACGCAAAGCTTCTGGCTGGCCTCTCCGGGCATTATTTATTGAATGCAGCAGAGGTTATCAGATATTCGAATGCGGATTGGAAGCCTTTGGAGGTCGATCAGTTTAAGCGTTTCATGCTATCCGTTTATTATCCACTGATCAAAGATTTCTTTCCCGAGGCCAATGGTAACTGGGACGCTTCCATGATCAACACCATGCTCTGTATCGGGATTTTTTGCGACAACCATGAAATCTTCGACCGCGCCGTGTCAAAATACATCTACGGGAACGGCAACGGTGGGATTGTTAAATATATCTATCCCGGCGGACAGATTCAGGAGGCGACCCGCGATTGGGGACATGTACAGTTAGGCCTTGGTGAATTCGCCAAGGCGGCACAAACAGCCTGGACGCAAGGGGTCGACTTGTTCAGCATTGCCGGTAACCGCTTAGCCCTCGGATTTGAATATGCTTCGAAATTCCTGCTGAATGAAGACGTGCCGGTTTATGGCGTCATCTCCGGCCGGGAACGTGGCGGCCTGAGAGATATTTACGAAACCATTTATAATTTCTATCACTTTCAGAAAAATCTGGACATGCCTTACACCCGCCGCATCGTTGAACGCACCCGTACCGAAAGTACAAGTGCCCTGCTCGTGTCACTGCGCAATGATTTAATCGAGCCGGGCACACTGACCCGTCTTCCCGAACCGGGTATGGGGGCACTCCTGGCAGGTGCTACTACAGACACTGGTAAATCCTATCCATCAAATGCCGTATTGATCCGGCCGGGCGAATCTATTCAAGCAGCACTCGACCATTGCTCCGATGGCGCAACTATCGTCCTCTTAAAGGGGGTGCATACGCTGGCAAGTCCACTACAACTTCCTTCCAATGTTTCCATAATTGGAAGTGGCCGGCAATCCATTCTCTTCCTATCCCCAAATTTGAAAGATGCGGCCATTATTAACCGGTCGCCGGATATGCACAACGTCAGTCTCACAAATTTCCTCATTGAAGGCGGGCTAAACGTCACAGAAAGCGAAGACCCCAATAATAATCGCAGGCTTCGGTCTTACCAGCATGCCGCACCAAGGGCAGGTATATTGTTTCGTGGTCAAAGTGACAGCATAATGAACAATATCAGGTTGGTTCAGCTAACTGTTCAGAATTGCACGCAAAACGGTGTATATATCGCAGGAGCAAATAAGGTAGATATCCAAAGCTGTGATTTGAGCGACAACGGTTCCAGTGTGGCGCCAGGGCCGGGACTGCAGCACAATCTTTATCTGAAACATGTAACAAATGTGAAAGTCGGTCTATGCCGCCTCGATACCTCCCCATTCGGAAATGGCCTCCAACTGAGTGAGTCCTCCCACGCGGAAATTTGGGGAAATGAAACCGCCCGCAACAAAAAAAACGGTATTTATATCTCAGGAACGTCTGACTTGCTAATTCGACAAAACCAAATGGAAGGGAATGATGCAAATGGCTTATTGGCCGAAAACGCCCGAGGCCTAACAGTTAACAAAAATACCAGCCGAAATAATGGCGAAAAAGGATTATCCTTAGTAAAAACATCCGCAAATTCTCCGGGCAATATTATTGTCGATAACGGAAAATAA